The Gordonia mangrovi genome includes the window GACGACATCCTCGGACAGATCCCGCCGGCGCCGGACGCCCTCGGATGGGACGAGCGTCTCGCGCATCTCGCAACGGGCCTGCGCGCGGCGCTACTCGACGTACCCGACAGCGCCGAGATCGTGTCGTCGAGCTGGGCCAGCGGTCTGTCGGCCCGGACCATCGCGGCGCAGCTGGCGTTTGTCGCACACGAGGGGGGACTGTCCGACCGAGATGCCCAGGCTGTCGCCACGGCCGTGTGTCAGCTGACCATCGGGCTGACGATCGAGGAACAGACCCGGTCCCAGATGGAACGACTGCAGGTGCTCGGTCCGTCGGGACGCGACTTCACCGGAGAGTTCCTCGACGGACTGAGCGTGATCCTCGACGGCGCCCGGCTGCGCGCCGAACGTCTGTCCGCGACCACCGGCGCGCGGCAGGGTAAAGAAAAGTAAAGGTCAGCCCCGGTGCGACACTCGCGTCGGCACGCCGCGCCGAATCGGGATCTCCCGGCCACGGCATGTAAATTGCTGAGCGGACCTACGGCTCGTACCACGTGGTGACCACCGGCCGGGTCCGTTTGCGCCGACCCGGCCGTGATGGCCAACCGAGTAGAGAAAGACGCACCCAGGTAGTGGCAGCCCCCGCCCATACCGCCACCCCGGCCAGTCCGGCACCGGCGGACAACGTGCCCGCGTACCGCACCGACCTCGACGGTCTGCGCGGCATCGCGATCGCTCTGGTCGCCTGCTTCCACATCTGGTTCGGCCGGGTCTCCGGCGGTGTGGATGTGTTCCTGGCCCTGTCCGGCTACTTCTTCCTCGGCTCGCTACTGCGGCACGCCATCCACAGCCAGTCCGCACACGTCACGCTCCGAGACACCATCAACCCGTGGCCGCGCCTCAAACGGTTGTTGCGCCGCCTGATCCCGGCACTGTTCACAGTGCTGATCGCGGTCGCGGTCCTGACGGTCATCGTGATCCCGCAGACACGCTGGGTGAGCATCGGACGCGAACTCATTGCCAGCGCGCTCTACTACCAGAACTGGCATCTGGCCTTCAATTCCCAGGATTATCTGGCCGCGAGTTCGGCGAACAGCCCGTTGCAGCACATCTGGTCGATGTCGGTGCAGGGCCAGTTCTTCCTGCTCACCCTGCTGGTCGCGCTCGCGTTCGCTTCTGTCATCAAAGTGGGTGCGCGATTCCTCGCGCCGGTGGCCGAACCACGGGTGCTCCGCGTGCTCGTCGGGGTGGCCGTGCTGGCGGTGGCGCTGGTGTCGTTCTACTGGGCGCACATGCGGATGGGGGTCAACCAGCAGTTCAACTACTACGACACCTTCTCCCGCGTCTGGGAGCCGCTCGCCGGTGGACTGCTCGCGATCTGGCTACCGAGCTGGCGGGTGCCGCGGTGGATTCGGACGGTTGCCGCGGTCGTCGCGCTGACCCTCATCGTGACCTGTGGCTGGTGGATCGACGGCGTGAACGCCTATCCGGGGCCGTGGGCGCTGGTCCCGGTCGGCTCGACGCTGCTGATCATCTGGGCGGGGGCGACCGCGCTGGAGCGCCCGCGGCCGGGCGCCGACGGCCCACAGGGGTTACCCCCGGTCAACCGCATGCTCGCCAGCCGGTGGCCGGTGTGGCTGGGCAGCATCGCCTACGCGCTGTACCTGTGGCACTGGCCGCTGCTGATCTTCTACCTGACCTGGCGGGGCAAGAACCATGCGAGCGTGCTCGAAGGTGTCGGGCTGCTCGCGGTGTCGATCGGCCTGGCCTGGCTCACCAAGCGCTACATCGAGGATCCGCTGCGCGGTGGTCGAGCCGAACCCGCACATGCGCGCCGCGACGGTCGGCTGCGCTGGCTCACCTACACCTCGGTGGTGACATCGATCCTGGTGGTCGGCACGCTGGTGACCGGCATCGGCATCAAGGTCTGGGACCGCCACGTGTCCACCATGGTGGTGGACACCAAGAACCTGGACCCGCGCACCTACCCGGGGGCCCGCGCGCTACTGGAGGGGTGGCCGGTCCCCGCGGTCGACCCGCAGCCGTCGCCGCTGATGGTCACGCAGGACTTCCCGGAGACCTCCACCGACGGATACATGAGCAACTTCGAGGACCCCGCGATCCACGTCGGCGTCTACGGTGACCCGACCGCCACCGAGACCATCGCCCTGATCGGCGGGTCGCACGCCGAGATGTGGATCTCGGCGCTCGACGAACTCGGCCGACGGAACCACTTCAAGGTCACGACGTACCTCAAGATGGGCTGCCCCATGTCCACCGAACTGGTCCCGAAGCAGGACGGCGTGCCCTACCCGCAATGCCACGACTGGGTGATGCGAGTGATGGACAAGGTCATCGCCGACAACCCCACTGCGGTGTTCACCAACTCGACCCGACCGCGCGACTACCAGCCCGGGGACTGGGTGCCGCCCACCTACCCGCCCATCTTCGACGAGTTCCTGGATGCCGGCATCGAGGTGTTCGGCATCCGCGACACGCCGTGGCCGCACAACGCCAAGGGGTTGATCGACACGCCGACGTGCCTGGCCGACGGCGGTACCGCGACCAGCTGCGCCACCCGGCGCAGTGTCGCCCTCGCTCCCGAGGACCCGGCCCGGGCCCTGGCCGCCACCCGCCCGGACTTCCATGCCCTCGACCTCTCCGACGGAGTGTGTGACGACGAACTGTGTCCCGCGATCGTGGGCAACATCGTGGTCTACAAGGATTGGCACCATCTCAGCGCCACCTATGTGCGCAGCCTCACCGATGAGCTGGGACGGCAGATGGCCGAGGCCGCACCGTGGACGGGTCCGCCCGCGCCGTGAGAGTCGCCGACACCACACCGGCGCCCGGTCGCTCCGAGATGTACGGCCGACGGTTCGCGGCTAGTGTCATCTCATGGAATCGCCGAAGGCCGAGATGACCCCGTCGCCGGCCCCCGACGCGGATCAACGGGACACACCTGATCCCGCGGAGATGGTCGACATCCCCGCCCCGGACACCTGGCCGCCCACCACCACGGAGTCGGCACCTTTCGTCGTCTGGCCCGGGAACGCCTACCCGCTGGGCGCCACCTATGACGGTGTGGGAACCAACTTCTCACTCTTCTCCGAGATCGCGACCGCGGTCGATCTCTGCCTGATCGACGCCTCGGGAGTCGAGCAACGCATCCGTCTCGAAGAGGTCGACGGGTATTGCTGGCACTGCTATCTCCCCAACATCGGTCCAGGGCAGTTCTACGGATTCCGCGTACACGGCCCATACGACCCCGCCCACGGCTTGCGCTGCGACCCGAGCAAGCTGCTCCTCGACCCCTACGGCAAAGCCTTCCACGGAGATTTCGACGGCAACCCGGCGTTGTTCTCGTACGCGATGGCCGATCCCGCCGACAACACCTCGGACGCCGAGCAACCCACCGACGAACAGGTCGATGATGCGGCGCCCACGGACGCGGCGGCCCCGGGCACGCACGAGGCCGACGACGCCGCCGACGAGGCGCCGGACACCGGCGTGGACGCGACAACACCGGACGACCGCAGCCCCGCCCAGACCGATCCGGTCCGGGCCACCGCCGGCGAACCGAGTCCCGCGGTGACCGGTACCGCCACCCCGAGTGTGCCGATGGCGTCGTCGCATCCCACCGACATGCCGCAACTGGACTCGCTCGGCCACACCATGGTCTCGGTGGTCATCAATCCGTACTTCGACTGGCAGAACGATCGACAGCCGCGCCATCCCTACCACCAGACGGTCATCTACGAGGCGCACGTCAAGGGCATGACCGCCACCCATCCCGACGTCCCCGAACACCTGCGCGGCACCTACGCCGGCCTGTGCCACCCGGTCATCATCGAGCACCTGAAATCCCTGGGCATCACCGCCATCGAACTGATGCCGGTGCACCAGTTCATGCAGGACTTCGTCCTGAGAGACAAGGGACTGCGAAACTACTGGGGCTACAACACGTTCGGCTTCCTCGCGCCGCACCTGGAGTACGCCTCACAGCCCGAGCAGCCGGCGTCTGCGGTGACCGAGTTCAAGGCCATGGTGCGCGAGTTCCACCGCGCCGGCATCGAGGTGATCCTCGACGTCGTCTACAACCACACCGCCGAGGGCAACCACCTGGGACCCACGATCTCGTTCCGCGGCATCGACAACGCCGCCTATTACCGTCTCGTGGACGGTAATCCCGAGATGTACATGGACTACACCGGAACGGGCAACAGCCTCAACG containing:
- a CDS encoding TetR family transcriptional regulator; translation: MSNSRADVLRAARDILTEHSLADLSMRRLAADLGVRPNALYWHFPNKQTLLAALSDDILGQIPPAPDALGWDERLAHLATGLRAALLDVPDSAEIVSSSWASGLSARTIAAQLAFVAHEGGLSDRDAQAVATAVCQLTIGLTIEEQTRSQMERLQVLGPSGRDFTGEFLDGLSVILDGARLRAERLSATTGARQGKEK
- a CDS encoding acyltransferase family protein, which gives rise to MAAPAHTATPASPAPADNVPAYRTDLDGLRGIAIALVACFHIWFGRVSGGVDVFLALSGYFFLGSLLRHAIHSQSAHVTLRDTINPWPRLKRLLRRLIPALFTVLIAVAVLTVIVIPQTRWVSIGRELIASALYYQNWHLAFNSQDYLAASSANSPLQHIWSMSVQGQFFLLTLLVALAFASVIKVGARFLAPVAEPRVLRVLVGVAVLAVALVSFYWAHMRMGVNQQFNYYDTFSRVWEPLAGGLLAIWLPSWRVPRWIRTVAAVVALTLIVTCGWWIDGVNAYPGPWALVPVGSTLLIIWAGATALERPRPGADGPQGLPPVNRMLASRWPVWLGSIAYALYLWHWPLLIFYLTWRGKNHASVLEGVGLLAVSIGLAWLTKRYIEDPLRGGRAEPAHARRDGRLRWLTYTSVVTSILVVGTLVTGIGIKVWDRHVSTMVVDTKNLDPRTYPGARALLEGWPVPAVDPQPSPLMVTQDFPETSTDGYMSNFEDPAIHVGVYGDPTATETIALIGGSHAEMWISALDELGRRNHFKVTTYLKMGCPMSTELVPKQDGVPYPQCHDWVMRVMDKVIADNPTAVFTNSTRPRDYQPGDWVPPTYPPIFDEFLDAGIEVFGIRDTPWPHNAKGLIDTPTCLADGGTATSCATRRSVALAPEDPARALAATRPDFHALDLSDGVCDDELCPAIVGNIVVYKDWHHLSATYVRSLTDELGRQMAEAAPWTGPPAP
- the glgX gene encoding glycogen debranching protein GlgX, producing MESPKAEMTPSPAPDADQRDTPDPAEMVDIPAPDTWPPTTTESAPFVVWPGNAYPLGATYDGVGTNFSLFSEIATAVDLCLIDASGVEQRIRLEEVDGYCWHCYLPNIGPGQFYGFRVHGPYDPAHGLRCDPSKLLLDPYGKAFHGDFDGNPALFSYAMADPADNTSDAEQPTDEQVDDAAPTDAAAPGTHEADDAADEAPDTGVDATTPDDRSPAQTDPVRATAGEPSPAVTGTATPSVPMASSHPTDMPQLDSLGHTMVSVVINPYFDWQNDRQPRHPYHQTVIYEAHVKGMTATHPDVPEHLRGTYAGLCHPVIIEHLKSLGITAIELMPVHQFMQDFVLRDKGLRNYWGYNTFGFLAPHLEYASQPEQPASAVTEFKAMVREFHRAGIEVILDVVYNHTAEGNHLGPTISFRGIDNAAYYRLVDGNPEMYMDYTGTGNSLNGRHPHTLQLIMDSLRYWVLEMHVDGFRFDLASTLARELHDVDRLSAFFDLVQQDPVVSQVKLIAEPWDVGEGGYQVGNFPPLWTEWNGKYRDTVRDYWRGEPATLGEFASRLTGSSDLYEATGRRPLASINFVIAHDGFTLRDLVSYNEKHNAANGEDNRDGESHNRSWNCGVEGPTDDPDVLALRGRQQRNILATLFLSQGTPMLAHGDELGRTQQGNNNVYCQDSELAWMDWALAEKNADLLDFTRKAINLRTRHPVFRRRRFFAGKPIRWGHQALDIVWLTPAGQEMTAEDWDSGFGRSLAVYFNGDGIGEPDERGEKIVDDSFVICFNAHDGDIDFTLPPSSWGLEWVGELDTTHPTGDSDLTATAHSTVTVGARSVLVLRRVA